A stretch of the Rosa rugosa chromosome 5, drRosRugo1.1, whole genome shotgun sequence genome encodes the following:
- the LOC133710512 gene encoding uncharacterized protein LOC133710512 isoform X2, producing the protein MGNEMGNNNTSGLKDEENTTVEACKTSLVDTTHVNDTKEEHQLVPEVERNDFDEKVANLAYGDLERIGDRWVKNQTSSLEEHENTEVHPLGKTPKVIVVSTEAGERDNKLQSDTSLNNDPGHWKPIEKNMEETDLQGTMQYQLEKQDSWKKEDEEDGTISTSEDLEPKENVTVEACQTSLLDNTRENDTNEENQIGAEVEENYFHEKVAYLATNDQKTTEDPCNENQTSSTKEQEDTEVHPLGELPQVTMESNEVREEDGEVQPVTLSSDSGHEEPIEQKKKGTDIQAGTMQYQLDKQDCLKKEDEEDGSISTSHALEAIEYKSFESNQQELVTIHADQSVEVGSGSLPGSKDCLGPSFTSDFEVNGDVLDTETFKNMEESADSGTDPALERGDALSLEQKACEELLKSSEEQFETKDREEVENGFTNITQIASYDLVGLENNCNVELPTEVNLIDSSKSEPEAFLVSNSQLEVPEPKDKCIILKEEIRLKGKELENGEKKHYTNQIQPSLQSGMESEPDCDKSSKPQFESTMVEPTHEKSETVSVISPLSNKVCQAEEPKVVEDDNLVLMRLNNQHEASEDQCYQESERKLEVVLALGIISPELTIPHFSHKEEELVGKRTVQEREDNTEPLLASEMEETERTEQDCLPPEENTVFGNETIQSINDSIPEVKQENSGEFLATENPTIDFTSWIAEALVSMNNLEAEMLGQQVTQHNEAHQAEAAAAAESKTLAEVETSSVSIQKSPSFSLDLQNEARTEESDSTPLLYQDKAEIESSASQGEKVIALERSESEESKTPFLGFLKEEEETHVVVVAQNKHENHSPSKNSKRNLCDSVTGKAAPTSSKGKEKRRNRASLFSNCLCCATVIN; encoded by the exons ATGGGAAATGAGATGGGTAACAACAACACATCAGGTCTGAAAG ACGAAGAGAACACTACAGTTGAAGCTTGCAAGACATCTTTGGTAGATACTACTCATGTAAATGATACAAAAGAAGAACATCAATTAGTACCTGAAGTTGAAAGGAatgattttgatgaaaaagTTGCGAACTTGGCTTATGGTGATCTAGAGAGAATAGGAGATCGTTGGGTCAAAAACCAGACTTCAAGTTTAGAAG AGCACGAAAATACTGAAGTTCATCCTCTTGGTAAAACTCCAAAAGTTATAGTGGTATCAACTGAAGCAGGGGAAAGAGACAATAAATTGCAATCAGATACTTCACTGAATAATGATCCAGGACACTGGAAGCCGATAGAGAAAAACATGGAAGAAACTGACCTACAAGGAACAATGCAATACCAGCTTGAGAAGCAGGATTCTTGGAAGAAAG AGGATGAGGAAGATGGGACAATATCCACATCAGAGGATCTAGAACCTAAAGAAAATGTTACAGTTGAAGCTTGCCAAACATCTTTGTTAGATAATACTCGGGAAAATGATACAAATGAAGAGAATCAAATAGGAGCTGAAGTTGAAGAAAATTATTTTCATGAAAAAGTTGCATACTTGGCTACTAATGATCAAAAGACGACAGAGGATCCTTGCAATGAAAACCAGACATCAAGCACAAAAG AGCAAGAAGATACTGAAGTTCATCCTCTTGGTGAACTTCCACAAGTTACAATGGAATCAAATGAAGTAAGGGAAGAAGACGGCGAAGTGCAACCGGTTACTTTATCGAGTGATTCAGGACATGAGGAGCCAATAGagcaaaaaaagaaaggaactGATATACAAGCAGGAACTATGCAATACCAGCTTGATAAGCAGGACTGTTTGAAGAAAG AggatgaggaagatggttcAATATCTACATCACATGCTCTAGAAGCTATAGAGTATAAGAGTTTTGAGTCAAATCAACAGGAGTTGGTTACAATTCATGCTGACCAATCTGTAGAAGTTGGAAGTGGATCATTACCAGGGAGTAAGGACTGTCTAGGACCAAGTTTTACTTCTGATTTCGAGGTGAATGGTGATGTCTTAGACACTGAGACGTTCAAAAATATGGAAGAAAGTGCTGATTCTGGTACTGATCCAGCATTGGAAAGAGGGGATGCCCTGTCACTGGAGCAAAAGGCCTGTGAAGAACTACTGAAGTCCTCAGAAGAGCAGTTTGAAACTAAGGATCGAGAAGAAGTTGAAAATGGATTCACCAACATAACACAAATAGCATCATATGATCTTGTTGGCTTAGAAAATAACTGCAATGTGGAGCTTCCAACTGAGGTGAATTTAATTGATAGCTCAAAATCAGAACCAGAAGCCTTTCTAGTGAGTAACTCTCAACTTGAAGTTCCTGAACCTAAGGATAAATGCATAATTCTTAAAGAAGAAATCAGACTAAAAGGAAAAGAGTTGGAAAATGGAGAGAAAAAGCATTATACTAACCAAATCCAACCTAGTCTACAGTCAGGGATGGAATCAGAACCTGACTGTGACAAATCAAGTAAGCCTCAATTTGAATCTACAATGGTTGAGCCTACACATGAGAAGAGTGAAACGGTAAGTGTGATCAGTCCTTTAAGCAACAAGGTTTGTCAAGCCGAGGAGCCAAAGGTTGTTGAGGATGATAACCTAGTTCTCATGCGTCTCAATAACCAACATGAGGCTTCTGAGGACCAGTGCTACCAGGAATCAGAAAGGAAACTTGAGGTGGTTCTGGCACTAGGAATCATTTCACCAGAGTTAACAATTCCACATTTCAGCCACAAGGAAGAGGAATTAGTAGGGAAGAGAACCGTTCAAGAAAGAGAGGATAACACAGAACCTTTACTTGCCAGTGAAATGgaagaaacagaaagaacaGAACAGGATTGTTTGCCTCCAGAAGAAAATACTGTATTTGGAAATGAGACTATTCAAAGCATCAATGACTCAATCCCAGAAGTGAAGCAAGAGAATTCAGGTGAGTTTTTGGCTACTGAAAATCCAACTATTGATTTTACAAGCTGGATAGCTGAAGCATTAGTCTCCATGAATAATTTGGAAGCTGAGATGCTTGGTCAGCAAGTTACACAACATAATGAAGCACATCAAGccgaagcagcagcagcagcagaatCTAAAACTTTGGCTGAAGTTGAAACATCATCTGTGTCT ATACAAAAATCCCCGAGCTTCAGCCTTGATCTCCAAAACGAAGCAAGGACTGAAGAATCAGATAGCACTCCATTGTTGTATCAAGATAAGGCTGAAATAGAAAGCTCAGCAAGTCAAGGTGAGAAAGTGATTGCATTGGAAAGAAGTGAGTCAGAGGAGTCAAAGACACCATTTCTAGGATTCTtgaaggaagaggaagaaactcatgttgttgttgttgcacaAAATAAACATGAGAACCACTCTCCTTCTAAGAATTCAAAAAGAAATCTGTGTGACTCAGTTACTGGAAAAGCTGCTCCAACTTCATCTAAAGGTAAAGAGAAGCGCAGAAACCGGGCTTCTCTCTTTTCCAACTGCTTGTGTTGTGCAACTGTGATCAATTGA
- the LOC133710512 gene encoding uncharacterized protein LOC133710512 isoform X1 has protein sequence MGNEMGNNNTSGLKDEENTTVEACKTSLVDTTHVNDTKEEHQLVPEVERNDFDEKVANLAYGDLERIGDRWVKNQTSSLEEHENTEVHPLGKTPKVIVVSTEAGERDNKLQSDTSLNNDPGHWKPIEKNMEETDLQGTMQYQLEKQDSWKKEDEEDGTISTSEDLEPKENVTVEACQTSLLDNTRENDTNEENQIGAEVEENYFHEKVAYLATNDQKTTEDPCNENQTSSTKEQEDTEVHPLGELPQVTMESNEVREEDGEVQPVTLSSDSGHEEPIEQKKKGTDIQAGTMQYQLDKQDCLKKEDEEDGSISTSHALEAIEYKSFESNQQELVTIHADQSVEVGSGSLPGSKDCLGPSFTSDFEVNGDVLDTETFKNMEESADSGTDPALERGDALSLEQKACEELLKSSEEQFETKDREEVENGFTNITQIASYDLVGLENNCNVELPTEVNLIDSSKSEPEAFLVSNSQLEVPEPKDKCIILKEEIRLKGKELENGEKKHYTNQIQPSLQSGMESEPDCDKSSKPQFESTMVEPTHEKSETVSVISPLSNKVCQAEEPKVVEDDNLVLMRLNNQHEASEDQCYQESERKLEVVLALGIISPELTIPHFSHKEEELVGKRTVQEREDNTEPLLASEMEETERTEQDCLPPEENTVFGNETIQSINDSIPEVKQENSGEFLATENPTIDFTSWIAEALVSMNNLEAEMLGQQVTQHNEAHQAEAAAAAESKTLAEVETSSVSVSSGSETLEFVGRSSTVSTESDPDNLNIVHAQIQKSPSFSLDLQNEARTEESDSTPLLYQDKAEIESSASQGEKVIALERSESEESKTPFLGFLKEEEETHVVVVAQNKHENHSPSKNSKRNLCDSVTGKAAPTSSKGKEKRRNRASLFSNCLCCATVIN, from the exons ATGGGAAATGAGATGGGTAACAACAACACATCAGGTCTGAAAG ACGAAGAGAACACTACAGTTGAAGCTTGCAAGACATCTTTGGTAGATACTACTCATGTAAATGATACAAAAGAAGAACATCAATTAGTACCTGAAGTTGAAAGGAatgattttgatgaaaaagTTGCGAACTTGGCTTATGGTGATCTAGAGAGAATAGGAGATCGTTGGGTCAAAAACCAGACTTCAAGTTTAGAAG AGCACGAAAATACTGAAGTTCATCCTCTTGGTAAAACTCCAAAAGTTATAGTGGTATCAACTGAAGCAGGGGAAAGAGACAATAAATTGCAATCAGATACTTCACTGAATAATGATCCAGGACACTGGAAGCCGATAGAGAAAAACATGGAAGAAACTGACCTACAAGGAACAATGCAATACCAGCTTGAGAAGCAGGATTCTTGGAAGAAAG AGGATGAGGAAGATGGGACAATATCCACATCAGAGGATCTAGAACCTAAAGAAAATGTTACAGTTGAAGCTTGCCAAACATCTTTGTTAGATAATACTCGGGAAAATGATACAAATGAAGAGAATCAAATAGGAGCTGAAGTTGAAGAAAATTATTTTCATGAAAAAGTTGCATACTTGGCTACTAATGATCAAAAGACGACAGAGGATCCTTGCAATGAAAACCAGACATCAAGCACAAAAG AGCAAGAAGATACTGAAGTTCATCCTCTTGGTGAACTTCCACAAGTTACAATGGAATCAAATGAAGTAAGGGAAGAAGACGGCGAAGTGCAACCGGTTACTTTATCGAGTGATTCAGGACATGAGGAGCCAATAGagcaaaaaaagaaaggaactGATATACAAGCAGGAACTATGCAATACCAGCTTGATAAGCAGGACTGTTTGAAGAAAG AggatgaggaagatggttcAATATCTACATCACATGCTCTAGAAGCTATAGAGTATAAGAGTTTTGAGTCAAATCAACAGGAGTTGGTTACAATTCATGCTGACCAATCTGTAGAAGTTGGAAGTGGATCATTACCAGGGAGTAAGGACTGTCTAGGACCAAGTTTTACTTCTGATTTCGAGGTGAATGGTGATGTCTTAGACACTGAGACGTTCAAAAATATGGAAGAAAGTGCTGATTCTGGTACTGATCCAGCATTGGAAAGAGGGGATGCCCTGTCACTGGAGCAAAAGGCCTGTGAAGAACTACTGAAGTCCTCAGAAGAGCAGTTTGAAACTAAGGATCGAGAAGAAGTTGAAAATGGATTCACCAACATAACACAAATAGCATCATATGATCTTGTTGGCTTAGAAAATAACTGCAATGTGGAGCTTCCAACTGAGGTGAATTTAATTGATAGCTCAAAATCAGAACCAGAAGCCTTTCTAGTGAGTAACTCTCAACTTGAAGTTCCTGAACCTAAGGATAAATGCATAATTCTTAAAGAAGAAATCAGACTAAAAGGAAAAGAGTTGGAAAATGGAGAGAAAAAGCATTATACTAACCAAATCCAACCTAGTCTACAGTCAGGGATGGAATCAGAACCTGACTGTGACAAATCAAGTAAGCCTCAATTTGAATCTACAATGGTTGAGCCTACACATGAGAAGAGTGAAACGGTAAGTGTGATCAGTCCTTTAAGCAACAAGGTTTGTCAAGCCGAGGAGCCAAAGGTTGTTGAGGATGATAACCTAGTTCTCATGCGTCTCAATAACCAACATGAGGCTTCTGAGGACCAGTGCTACCAGGAATCAGAAAGGAAACTTGAGGTGGTTCTGGCACTAGGAATCATTTCACCAGAGTTAACAATTCCACATTTCAGCCACAAGGAAGAGGAATTAGTAGGGAAGAGAACCGTTCAAGAAAGAGAGGATAACACAGAACCTTTACTTGCCAGTGAAATGgaagaaacagaaagaacaGAACAGGATTGTTTGCCTCCAGAAGAAAATACTGTATTTGGAAATGAGACTATTCAAAGCATCAATGACTCAATCCCAGAAGTGAAGCAAGAGAATTCAGGTGAGTTTTTGGCTACTGAAAATCCAACTATTGATTTTACAAGCTGGATAGCTGAAGCATTAGTCTCCATGAATAATTTGGAAGCTGAGATGCTTGGTCAGCAAGTTACACAACATAATGAAGCACATCAAGccgaagcagcagcagcagcagaatCTAAAACTTTGGCTGAAGTTGAAACATCATCTGTGTCTGTAAGTTCCGGTTCTGAAACACTAGAATTTGTTGGAAGGTCCAGCACAGTGAGCACTGAATCTGATCCGGATAACTTGAATATTGTTCATGCCCAGATACAAAAATCCCCGAGCTTCAGCCTTGATCTCCAAAACGAAGCAAGGACTGAAGAATCAGATAGCACTCCATTGTTGTATCAAGATAAGGCTGAAATAGAAAGCTCAGCAAGTCAAGGTGAGAAAGTGATTGCATTGGAAAGAAGTGAGTCAGAGGAGTCAAAGACACCATTTCTAGGATTCTtgaaggaagaggaagaaactcatgttgttgttgttgcacaAAATAAACATGAGAACCACTCTCCTTCTAAGAATTCAAAAAGAAATCTGTGTGACTCAGTTACTGGAAAAGCTGCTCCAACTTCATCTAAAGGTAAAGAGAAGCGCAGAAACCGGGCTTCTCTCTTTTCCAACTGCTTGTGTTGTGCAACTGTGATCAATTGA